The Caulobacter sp. FWC2 region TGGCGGCGGTCTCCAGGGCCTGGGCCGAAACGCCGGCCTCCTTGAACAGCTTGGCCGCGTCCGCGCCTTCCTTGGCGATGGCGATCAGCAGGCGCTCGGTGGTGACGAAGGCGTCGCCGGCCGCCTTGGCGCCCTTCTCGGCCTCGGCGAAGACGCGGGCCGTGTCGGGCTTCATGTAGAGCTGGCCGCCGGCCCCGTCGACGCGCGGGGTCTTCGCCAGCAGGGTCTCGACGCCGCCGTCCAACTGGTCGGGGCGACCGCCGGCGCTCTGGATCAGGGCGCGGCTCAGGCCGTCCTTCTCCTCGAGCAGCACTTTCAGAATGTGTTCGGGCGCGAACTGCTGGTGGCCTCGCGCGAGGGCCAGGCTCTGGGCCGATTGGACGGCCTGCTTGGCGCGGTCCGAGTAGAGATCGATGTTCATGATGTCCCCTTCCTAGGCGGATCGGGGCGCGCTGCCTTGACTAAGCACAACGCGCTCCGATGGGGCATTTAGGTGTGGCCCATCAGCCACACAAGACCTACCACCCCTTGCTGGCGAGATAACGCTCCAGCTCGGCAATTCGTACGGCGTCCGACGGGTGGGTCGAGCTTAAATCGCCGCCAGACGCCTGGCCCGAGGCGGCGTCCTGGGCCTGCATGTTGCGCCACAGCACCACCGCCTCGCGCGGCTGGTAGCCGGCGCGCTGCATGAAATCGACGCCAAGGCGATCGGCCTCCAGCTCCTGCTTGCGCGAGAACGGCAGCAGCAGGCCGTACTTGGCCGCGTCGTTGCCGTGGTCCTTCAGCAGCTTGCCGAAGTCGGTGCCGCCGGCCGCCGCCCCGGCGAGGCCCAGCAGGATCTTCGAGGTGCGCTCCTGCGAGACCCGCTCGGCGGCGTGGTGGGCGACGACGTGGCCGGCCTCGTGGCCGATCACGGCGGCCAACTGGTCGTCGTTCTGGGCCATGGACAGCAGGCCGACCGTCACCCCGACATGGCCGCCCGGCAGAACGAAGGCGTTCGGGGCCTCATCCAGGAACACCGCATAGTCCCACGGACGGCCCGCCAGGCCGGCGGCGGCGATAACCCGCTGGCCCACGGCCTGGACGCGGGCGTTCTTGCGCGGCTCCTTGGAGATGTAGGTGGTGCGCAGCGTATCGGCCCAGGCCTTCTCGCCATCGGCGGCCAGGTTGTCGTCATTGACGATCAGCAGTTGGTCGCGGCCGAGATCGGCATTGTAGGCGCAGCCCGACACCGCGCAGGCGGCGGCCATCAGCAGCGGCAGGGTCAGGCGGCGAAGGGCGATCATGGGCGCGGCGAACCGTGTTTCGAACTCGACGCGAACCTTATCTCCGGCGAGCGGCAAGGGCGCAACCGGTCAAGCTTAGAACGACTTCGCGCAGCCCAGGCCAAGGGTGGCGTCGGTCGAGCCCATCAGGCCCGGCTTGATGCTTCCGACCGGCTTGCAGCCGTTCTCGGGCGGTCGCGTCAGATAGGGCCTGGCGTCGCGGGCGAAGCGGCCGGTCGGGTCCAGATTGGGCCGCGTCGCCCGCCCCTTGTCCATCGCTTGGGCCAACCGCTCCTGGCAGCGGGCCCGCTGGTCGGCGGAAAGCCGGTCCAGCGTCGCCAGCCGGCAGCCGCCCAGGCCCCGCAGGTCGGCCGCCGACGCCTCGGCGACAGCCGCGCCTTCAGAAGACGACGGCGAAGCGGGGCCGGCGGGAGCGGCGATCGGCGCGGCGGGCGCCGGCTCGGCCTTCACCGTCGCGCTCGGAGCCCTGGGCCCGCCTCGCGACGAGGGCCGGGGCCTCGCGGGCGGCGGGGCGCGGTCCAGGAAGACGGTCATGGCCGGCGGCTCCGGCGCGGCGACGGGCCCTCGCGCCAGGTCGAGCACGAACAGCGCAACCAGCAGCGCGTGAAACGCCACCGAGCCCAACACAACGCCCCACCGTCGTCGCCGCACGGCCGCCCCCTCTAAACCCCCGGTCGCGGGACTAGCGCGGTGGTCGATGGCGGAAGTCGGGCGGAAGCGTGGCCTTCAGCGGCTATCTCGGAGCTCGTTCAGCGCGCGCGGGGCGGCGGTCACGACGAAAAAGGGGCCGCTTTCGCGGCCCCTTTCGTCGGGATTCCGATGAACGGTAAGGCTTAGGCCTCTTCCGGCCCCGAGCTGGTCGGAGCGCCTTCGCCGGCTTCGAAGCTGCGCGGGGCGCGGCGGCGGCGGGGCTTCTTGACCTCTTCGCCGTCGGCGGCCGGAGCCTCGGCGGCCGGAGCGGCCGGTTCGGCGGCGGCGGTCGCGCGGGCCTTGCGGCCCAGGAAGGCCGGGGCCTCGCTGACGGCGCCGTCCTGGCCGCGCAGAACCGGCGAGCTTTCGCTGGCGGGCGCGCTGGAGGTCGGCAGCGGCGAGGCTTCCGGCTCGATCACGGCCAGCGGATCGCGGTCGCCGCGCGGCTGCCAGTCACGATCGCGGTTGCGGTCGCGGCCACGGCGGCGGCCTTCGCGGCTCTCGCCTTCCGCCTGCGGCTGGACGTCGCCCTCGGCGGCGACCGGACGGTCCTCGCGCGGACGGTCGTCCCGGGGACGGTCGTCACGGTCGCGGAAGCGGTCTTCCCGGGGACGGTCGTCACGAGGACGATCGTCGCGCGGGCGATCGTCACGGGGACGGTCATCGCGAGGGCGGTCGTCGCGGGGACGATCGTCACGAGGACGGTCATCGCGAGGACGGTCATCTCGGTTGCGGTCGCGATCGTCGCGGTCACGCCAGCGATCACGGCGGCCTTCGCCCTGGTTGTTGTCGCGCGGACGGTCGTCGCGGTTACGGTTGTTGTCGAAGTTGCGGTCGCGATCGCGGTTACGATCGCGGTTCTCGAAGCGGTCGCGGCGTTGTTCGCCGCCTTCACCGTTCTCGCCGCCTTCGCCCTGACCTTCCGGCTGAGCGGGGGTCTCGGCGACCTCCGGCTCTTCCGGCGGCTCGGCCTCGAAGTCGATCTCGTAGGCGGCGTACACGTCCTTGCCGACGATGTCGGACACCGGACGATTCGGCTGGATGGCGCGCAGGACGCGGAAATAGTGCTCGGCGTGCTGCAGATAGTTCTCGGCCAGCACCCGGTCGCCGGACGACGTCGCGTCGCGGGCCAGCTGCTGGTACTTTTCGTAGACGCTCTGGGCCGCGCCGCGAACCTTGACCCCTTCGGGCCCGTTCGAATCGAAAGCGCGGTTGGCGTTGTGCTGTTGAGGCTTGCCGCCGCTGCCACCGCGATTGTTGCGGCCGCGCTGGCGCTTCATGCCTTTGAAATCTCTCATGGTCTCTTCTGAACCTGTCCGGAGGTCAGTCTTGCGCTGGACGCGTCCGGCCTTGCTGGTCTCTGAGCGGGTTTAACCCTAGTGAGTTTCAGAGACACTGGTTTCCGTAGAGCCCCCGCCCTGCTCTTTGGGCGCGGCGACCGGCGGACCGGGCGCGCCTGCCAGGGGAGCCTCGCGGGCATCAAGGATGCCTGCTTTTCCCGTCACCTGGCGATCTGGAAGGAGACAAGACTCGTCTAACGGTTCACGCCCCGGTTTCCAAGGGATTTTTCACCCCGGTGACCACGCGGTCGTGCGTCGACAGGTCCTTGATCGTTCTGACCTCCTGGGCGCCGGCCGCGCGGAACAGCGCTTCGACGTCCTTGGCCTGGTCGTGGCCGATCTCGACGGCGAACATTCCGGCGGGCTTCAGCACCCGCAGGATCTCCGGCGCCAGCAGGCGATAGGCGTCCAGGCCGTCGGCCCCGCCGTCCAGGGCCAGGCGCGGCTCGTGGTCGCGAACCTCCGGCTCCAGGGTGTCGATCACCGCCGTCGGAATGTAGGGCGGGTTGGACACGACGAGGTCGAAACCCGCGTCGCCCAGGCCCGCCGTCCAGTCGCCGTGCATGAAAGCCGCGCGGGTGTTGAGGTCCAGGCTGGCGGCGTTGTCCTTGGCCACGGCCAGGGCGTCGGCGGAGGCGTCGATCCCCAGGCCCTTGGCCGCCGGCCGCTCGGCCAGCACCGCCAGCAGGATGGTGCCCGAGCCGACGCCCAGATCCAGCATCGAGAACGCCATGTTTTCCGGGAAGGCCTTCAGCACCTCGTCGACGATGACCTCGGTCTCGGGACGCGGGGTCAGGACGTTCTTGTTGACCTGCAGCAGGATCTTCCAGAAGCCCTTGCGGCCGATGATGTGGCTGACCGGCTCGCGGCGGGCGCGGCGGGACAGATACTCCTCCAGGGTCGCCTGCTGCTCGGGCGTCAGTTCCCGATAGGGATCGGTGACGATCTCGGTGCGGGAGACGCCCGCGGCCACCTCCAGCATCAGGCGCGCATCGATCGACGGCTGATCTATGCCTGCGTCCTTCAGACGATCCTTGGCGGCGGTCCAGGCTTTGACGAGAGTCAGGGTCATGAAGGGGATTTAGCGCTTTGGATGGGCGGAGGCGAGATTGAAAGCGGTACCAGTTTTTGGTATTTCTTACGGCGATCGGAGCTGACCATGACCAAGAACACGTCCATCGTGCTCAGTGAACATTTTCAGACCTTCATCGCCGATCAGGTGGAGGAAGGCCGGTACGGCTCCGCCAGCGAAGTTGTGAGGGCCGGCCTTCGGCTCCTTGAAAGCCATGAGGCCAAAATGGCCGCTCTACGAGCCGCTGTGAAGGCGGGCCTCAACAGCGGCAAGCCAGAGGCTTTCGATGTCGACAATTTCCTTGCCGAAGTGAACGCGGAATACGACGCCAAGTCGTGAAACGATATGAACTTACCCCACTCGCGCGCTTCGACATGCGTGAAATCTGGGCCTACACGGTCCAGCAATGGGGGCGACGCAGGGCCGACCGCTACATCCGCGATCTGACGGCCACGATCGATACAATTGCTCGCGATCCCTATCGCGGCGTCGCCACGGAATGGATCGAGGAGAACTGCCGCAAGCAGATCTTTCGGTCCCACGTCATCTTCTATGTGCCAACACATGAGGGCGTCGTCGTCGCCCGTATTCTCCATCAGCAAATGGATGCCTCAAGCCGTCTCGTCTAGCGCCACCTCATCCCCCTCGCCCACAGCGCCGCTCTGCGCGACGTTCACGTAGATCCCGCAGAACATGTGGCCGTAGTTGTCGAACAGGGCCTTCACCAGCTCGACATCCCGCTCGGCCGTCGTCGGATCCACGTGGGTGGCGGCGCAGCGGACGATGGGTTTCAGGACCTCGGCGGTGGCGCCGCCGACCGTCAGGGTCCGGCCGGTCCAGTCGTTCTCGGCCCAGGCCGGCCAGCCCTCGACATAGAGATTGGCCCGGAAGCGCAGCGGGTCCAAATCCCGGCCGATCCGTTGTCCGAGGTCGCGCACACTGGCCAGGTTGACGATCGAGACATAGCCCGAGCGGCTGTCCATGAACCGATGGGCGCCCGGCCCCTCGACCACCTTCAGCGGCCCCGTGATCTCGCCGGCCAGCAGGTTGCTCAGCCACGCTTCGAGCCCCGCGCGGCCCGCGTCGGTGCGCAGGTCGCCGGCGAAGTCGGGCTGTCCCTCGGCCTTGGCGGTAAAGACCCCGCTGGCCTCGTCATAGGCCGTGCGGGCCTTGGCGACGGCCGGGATCTTGGCCAGCACCGTGAACTTCATCTTCGAGATGTGGGCCGGCGCCTCGGGATCGAAGCCGCTGGGGCCGTCCTCGACCGCATAGAGCCGATCGCACGGGAAGCAAGCCCCGGCCTCCAGCGTGGCGGCGGTCAGGCGCTCGGGCATGAAGCCCTTGACGGGGTGGCGGTAGAGCGAGGCGATACGGGCGTCCATGGCGCGAAGGTCGTGGACGACGGGGCCGATGGCAAGGCTTCGCCGCCCATCACCGGGAACGCGACACGCCGCGCGGGGTTCTGCTGACCTGGAGGGCGTTGCATGGCCGGCGGATCACCGCGTCCGATCTTGAAGTGGTTGAAGTCGCGTCCGTACCACCTGGCGCCGTGGATCGTGCTGCTGGCGGCCGCGCCGCTGGTCCTGCCGCGCAAGACGCCGCCGCAGACATCCGGCGAAGAACCAATCGCCGATCCGCCCGGCCTGTCCGAGGACCGCGCCATGCCGCCGCACCAGTTCGACGCGGCAGAACCCTTGCGCGGCCGCGCGGCGCGTCATCCCGGCCATATCCCGCTGCTGGGCTGGCGCGACATCCTCTGGCGCACCTGGCTGGAGATCGGCGTCGACCGCCTGCCGGCCGTGGCCGGGGGCGTGACCTTCTACACCCTGCTAGCTCTGTTCCCGGCCATCGGCGCCTTCGTGTCGCTGTACGGCCTGTTCGCCGACGTGCGGACCGTCGAGGCGCAGCTGCGCGACATGGCCGGCGTCTTTCCCGCCAGCGTGGTGCAGATCGTCGGCGAGCAGATGCTACGCCTGGCCAGCCAGGGCCAGGCCAAGCTGGGCGTGGCCTTCGGCTTCTCCCTTCTGCTGTCGATCTGGAGCGCCAACGCCTCCATGCGCACGCTCTTCGACGGGCTGAACATCGCCTATGACGAGGAGGAGAAACGCCACCTCGTGCCGCGCACCCTGCAGAGCTACGTCTTCACCTTCTGCGCCCTGGCCTATGCAGCGGCAGCGTCGGGCGTGCTGATCGTAACGCCCCTTCTCTTGAAGGCCGCGCATCTGTCGGCGCTGGAGGCCATCTGGGCGCCGATCCGCTGGCTGATCGTGCTGGCCATCACCGCCGCAGCCTTCGCCGTGCTCTATCGTTTCGGCCCCAGCCGGGCCCGGGCCCGCTGGCGGTGGGTGTGGATCGGCGCGGGGGCAGCAGCGACGGGATGGCTGGCCGGCTCGCTGGGCTTCTCGCTCTACGTCAACACCATCGCCCACTATGACGCCACCTACGGCCCGCTGGGGGCGGTGATCGCCTTCATGGTCTGGGTGTGGTTCTCGATCATGGCCATCCTGGTCGGAGCCGAGCTGAACGCCGAGATCGAGCACCAGACCGCCGTCGACTCCACCACCGGCCCGGAACAGCCGATGGGCGCGCGCGGCGCGGCCATGGCCGACACGGTAGGCCTGGCCTTCCATCCCTGGGAGATGATCAAGCGCGAAGCCGGCATGGTCCGGCGCGTGACCGGCGGGGTGTGGAACAGGGTGCGGAGGCGCTAGGCTTCCCACTGACTTTCTCTCTCTTCCCCTTCTGGGGGAGGAGAGTGCTTTCCTTGCAGCGCCTCAGCCCTTAGAGACGCTGCCCATGTCGCTTCTCACGCCCTATCAGGACCACGAACTGGCCGACATCGCCGCCCTGGTGAACTCCGCCTATCGCGGCGAGCTGGCGACCCAGGGCTGGACCAGCGAGAGCTATCTGCTGGGCGGCCAGCGCACCGACGAGGCGTCCCTGCGCGCCGACCTGGCGGCCACGCCGGGCGCGACCCTTCTGACCCTGCGCGACGCGGAGGGCGACAAGCCCTACGCCTCGGTGTGGGTCCAGCCGTCCGAGGGCGACGCCTGGTATGTCGGCATGGTCACCGTATCGCCCCTGCGCCAGGCCGGCGGCATCGGCCGTACGATGCTGGAAGCCGCCGAAAACCACGCCAGAGCGCGCGGCGGCAAGACCATGGAAATGACCGTCATCTCCGTGCGAGACACGCTGATCGCCTGGTACGAACGCCGCGGCTACCGCCTGACCGGCAAGACCGAACCCTTCCCCTATGGGGACGAACGCTTCGGCGTTCCGCAGCGCGACGACCTGCATTTCGTGATCCTGGAAAAAGCGCTTTAGGCGCGCTCAACCGGCGCATTACCGAACCTTAAGTAGCCCTCGCCCCGCGCTCGGCCTCACATGCCGGCGTTCTTGGTTCAGGGGCTTTTCATGTCGTTCATTTCCCGCGTCGCCCTCGGCGCAGCGCTCGCGCTCGCCGTGACCGCTTCGGCGCAGGCCGCCATCACGCCTGTTCCCGTCGGCCAGCCGCTGGCGCGGTTCGACAAGCTCCAGCCGGCCACCCACCGCTATCTGCGCTACCGGCAGATGGGCGACACCATCACGCCGCTGGACGTCTGGACCCGCGAGATCCGCATCGAGCCCGACAAGGCCGGAGTCAAGCGCCTGCACATCGTCCAGCACTGGGACGGCTCGACGCCGGGCGTGGTGAAAAAGCTCGACAGCTGGTTCGAGCTTGGCACCTTCCGCCCGTTCGCCCACGAGCGCCGCGTCACCGGCAAGGACGGCCAGACCAAGATCGAAGGCTTCGACTTCAAGCCCGACCGGATCGTCGGGTTGAAGGACATGGAGGGCAATACGACGGCCGCCTACGACATGGCCTCGCCGCAGCCGGCCTTCAATTTCGAGACCGACATGGAGTTCCTGCAGGCCCTACCGCTGGCCAAGGGCTACGAGGCCTCGGTTGTCTTCCACCATCCAGGCGGCGAGGCCCCGGCGGCTTACGTGTTCAAGGTCACGGGCAGCGAAGTCCTGACCAGCTCGGCCGGCGGCAAGGTCGACTGCTGGGTGGTGACCACCGACTACAACCACCCCGAAATGAAGCCGACGACCTTCTGGCTGGCCAAGGACAGCCAGGTGGTCATCAAGAACGTCGCGATCGCGCCGGACGGGTCGACCTGGGTGAAGACGCTGTTGTGGTAGACGCCTAAATCACCGCCCGGGAGCGCTCCGAGACTTCGCTCGACAGCGCCCCGGCGACGATCTCCAGGCCTCGGCGAAGGGTCTCGCGGTCCGGCGCCGCGCCCAGGCAGACGCGAACGCCGCTCTCGGGACCGGCCTCGACCACCGGGGCCGACGGCGGCGTGATCTCGGCCCCGCCGCGCAGGGCTCGGCCGGCCAGGCGCTCGGCCTCAAGCTCGCTCATCGGCAGCCAGATGTGCGGGGCGGTCTCGGCATAGACCGGCTCCATGGCCGGCCCCAGCAGGTCGCGGGCCATGGCCATGCGGATACGGGCCTCGTCGCGAGTCTCGGCCAGGATAGCGTCGGCTCCGCCGTCCTCGATCCACTGGGTGGCGATCAGCCCGCCGAAGGTTGGCGGCGCATAGACCGACACCCGCACCGCATCCAGCACCCGCTCGAAGGTCTCGGCGGCCGGAACGACCAGGAAGCCGGCGCGGAGGCCGGGCGCCAGAGTCTTGGAGACGCCCGAGACATGGAAGGTCCGCTCCGGCGCCAGCATTGCGAACGGCGGCGGCGCGCCTTCGGCATAGGCGCCGTAGATGTCGTCCTCGACGATGGTCAGGTCGTGCTTGCGGGCTATGGCGACGATGGTGTCGCGGCGGGCGAGGCTCATGATCCGGCCCGTGGGGTTCTGCAAGGTCGGCAGCACGGCCAGCACCTTGGATCCGGTCGCGGCGATGGCCTTCTCCAGGGCGTCCGGGCGCAGGCCCTCGCTATCCATCGCCAAGCCCCGGACGCGCCAGCCGCTGTGCAGGGCCAGGGTCTTGAGGCCGTGATAGGCCAGATGCTCGGTCAACATCACGTCGCCGGGCCGCAGAACCGCGCCCAGCGCCAGGGCCAGGCCTTGCTGGGCGCCGGCGCAGCAGATCAGCCGGCGCCAGTCGACGCTTTCATAGCTGCTGGTCCGCGCCAGCCAGGCCGCGCCGGCTCGACGTTGGGTCTCATGGCCCGCCGGCGGGGCGTAGGTCAGGTGCTCCAGCAGGTCAGGACGCCGACGCAGACGGGCCAGGGCTTCGGGCAGGCGCGCGCCGGCCGGGGCCTGGGCGGCGATGTTCTGGGCCAGGTTGATCGGGCCATCGCGCTCATGGGGTCGGTGCTCGGCCGGGGCGTTGACGAAGCTGCCGCGCCCCACATGGGCGCTGACCAGCCCGGCCTTCTCGGCCTCGACATAGGCCCGCGTCACGGTCCCCAGGCCCACGCCCAGGCGATAGGCCAGCTCGCGCTGCGGCGGCAGGCGCTCTCCGGCGGCCAGCACGCCCGAGCCGATATCGGCGCGCAGCACCGCCACCAGCCGCTCGTAGAGCGGGGCGCCGCCGTCAGGAAGGGTTGGGGTCCAGGCCACGTGTGTCGTGCGTCTCGTTTATTGTCATGATGACAATATGCAATTTGACTCACGATACAATGGAAATCATCACCGTGACACCTCGGTCGGCGTACCGAGACGCCTTCCAAGGGAGACCGGAGATGACCCCCGAACTGCTGCTCGCCTACGTGCTGTTCTGCTTCGCCACGGCGGGGACGCCTGGGCCGAACAACATGATGCTGCTGGCGTCCGGGGCGAACCTCGGCTTCCGCCGAACGGTGCTGCATATCCTGGGGATCAGCTGCGGCCTGGGCTTCATGGTGCTGTGCATGGGCCTGGGCCTGGGCGGCGCGTTCCGGACCTATCCGGTGTTGCACGAAGTGCTGCGCTGGGTCGGGGCCGCGTACATGCTGTGGCTGGCCTGGAAGATCGGGACGTCCAGCAAGGTCAGCGACAAGGACCTGCGCAAGCCGATGACCTTCCTGCAGGCGGCGGCGTTCCAGTGGGTGAACCCGAAGGCCTGGGCCATGGCGCTCGGCGCTGTCACGACCTATGCGCCCGAGGGCAGCGGCTGGACCCTCGTGCCGCTTCTGGCCGGAACCTTCATGCTGATCGGCGCGCCGTGCAGCGCGGCTTGGGCGGGGTTCGGCCAGGGCCTGCGGCCGTTTCTGGATCGCCCAGCGGTGTTGCGGACGTTCAATATCGTGATGGCGGTGCTGCTGGTGGCGTCGCTGTATCCGCTGCTCGTGGACCACAAGGCCAAGCCGGTCAGCCTGGAGGCCCTGGCGGACGCCCCCGCGCCGCCGCCGATGCGGTCGCACGGGTGAGCTTCAAAAATCTTGTCATCCCGGAAGCCTCTCCGCTTCGCTGCGGCCGGGATGACAAGCTATTTGCGTGTGGAGAAGGGTTGCCTCAGGTTCGGGTAAATTCGAGGACCCCCCATGCGCCTGCTTCTCGCCCTTGCCCTCACCGCGCTACTCGCCACGAGCGCCGCCGCCCAGGATCTCAAGGTCACGGTCGCCGGTCGCGACACCGTCACCCTGAGCCCCAAGGACCTCGCCGCCCTGCCCCGCGCCAAGGCTACGATCACGGTCAAGGGCGCGGCCGTCACCTATGAGGGCGTCCGGCTCGACGCCGTGCTGGCCCAGGCCGGCGTGGTGCATGGCGAGCGCCTGATGGGGCGATACCTGAACCAGGTGATCATCGCCCGCGCCGCCGACGGCTTCTTCAGCGTGCTGTCCCTGGCCGAGACCGATCCGGTCTATCGCGCCAATCCGGTGGTGGTCGCAGACACCGTGGGCGG contains the following coding sequences:
- a CDS encoding M48 family metallopeptidase — protein: MALRRLTLPLLMAAACAVSGCAYNADLGRDQLLIVNDDNLAADGEKAWADTLRTTYISKEPRKNARVQAVGQRVIAAAGLAGRPWDYAVFLDEAPNAFVLPGGHVGVTVGLLSMAQNDDQLAAVIGHEAGHVVAHHAAERVSQERTSKILLGLAGAAAGGTDFGKLLKDHGNDAAKYGLLLPFSRKQELEADRLGVDFMQRAGYQPREAVVLWRNMQAQDAASGQASGGDLSSTHPSDAVRIAELERYLASKGW
- a CDS encoding DUF4167 domain-containing protein, which produces MRDFKGMKRQRGRNNRGGSGGKPQQHNANRAFDSNGPEGVKVRGAAQSVYEKYQQLARDATSSGDRVLAENYLQHAEHYFRVLRAIQPNRPVSDIVGKDVYAAYEIDFEAEPPEEPEVAETPAQPEGQGEGGENGEGGEQRRDRFENRDRNRDRDRNFDNNRNRDDRPRDNNQGEGRRDRWRDRDDRDRNRDDRPRDDRPRDDRPRDDRPRDDRPRDDRPRDDRPRDDRPREDRFRDRDDRPRDDRPREDRPVAAEGDVQPQAEGESREGRRRGRDRNRDRDWQPRGDRDPLAVIEPEASPLPTSSAPASESSPVLRGQDGAVSEAPAFLGRKARATAAAEPAAPAAEAPAADGEEVKKPRRRRAPRSFEAGEGAPTSSGPEEA
- the prmC gene encoding peptide chain release factor N(5)-glutamine methyltransferase encodes the protein MTLTLVKAWTAAKDRLKDAGIDQPSIDARLMLEVAAGVSRTEIVTDPYRELTPEQQATLEEYLSRRARREPVSHIIGRKGFWKILLQVNKNVLTPRPETEVIVDEVLKAFPENMAFSMLDLGVGSGTILLAVLAERPAAKGLGIDASADALAVAKDNAASLDLNTRAAFMHGDWTAGLGDAGFDLVVSNPPYIPTAVIDTLEPEVRDHEPRLALDGGADGLDAYRLLAPEILRVLKPAGMFAVEIGHDQAKDVEALFRAAGAQEVRTIKDLSTHDRVVTGVKNPLETGA
- a CDS encoding type II toxin-antitoxin system ParD family antitoxin: MTKNTSIVLSEHFQTFIADQVEEGRYGSASEVVRAGLRLLESHEAKMAALRAAVKAGLNSGKPEAFDVDNFLAEVNAEYDAKS
- a CDS encoding type II toxin-antitoxin system RelE/ParE family toxin, whose amino-acid sequence is MKRYELTPLARFDMREIWAYTVQQWGRRRADRYIRDLTATIDTIARDPYRGVATEWIEENCRKQIFRSHVIFYVPTHEGVVVARILHQQMDASSRLV
- a CDS encoding MOSC domain-containing protein encodes the protein MDARIASLYRHPVKGFMPERLTAATLEAGACFPCDRLYAVEDGPSGFDPEAPAHISKMKFTVLAKIPAVAKARTAYDEASGVFTAKAEGQPDFAGDLRTDAGRAGLEAWLSNLLAGEITGPLKVVEGPGAHRFMDSRSGYVSIVNLASVRDLGQRIGRDLDPLRFRANLYVEGWPAWAENDWTGRTLTVGGATAEVLKPIVRCAATHVDPTTAERDVELVKALFDNYGHMFCGIYVNVAQSGAVGEGDEVALDETA
- a CDS encoding YihY/virulence factor BrkB family protein, which codes for MAGGSPRPILKWLKSRPYHLAPWIVLLAAAPLVLPRKTPPQTSGEEPIADPPGLSEDRAMPPHQFDAAEPLRGRAARHPGHIPLLGWRDILWRTWLEIGVDRLPAVAGGVTFYTLLALFPAIGAFVSLYGLFADVRTVEAQLRDMAGVFPASVVQIVGEQMLRLASQGQAKLGVAFGFSLLLSIWSANASMRTLFDGLNIAYDEEEKRHLVPRTLQSYVFTFCALAYAAAASGVLIVTPLLLKAAHLSALEAIWAPIRWLIVLAITAAAFAVLYRFGPSRARARWRWVWIGAGAAATGWLAGSLGFSLYVNTIAHYDATYGPLGAVIAFMVWVWFSIMAILVGAELNAEIEHQTAVDSTTGPEQPMGARGAAMADTVGLAFHPWEMIKREAGMVRRVTGGVWNRVRRR
- a CDS encoding GNAT family N-acetyltransferase; translation: MSLLTPYQDHELADIAALVNSAYRGELATQGWTSESYLLGGQRTDEASLRADLAATPGATLLTLRDAEGDKPYASVWVQPSEGDAWYVGMVTVSPLRQAGGIGRTMLEAAENHARARGGKTMEMTVISVRDTLIAWYERRGYRLTGKTEPFPYGDERFGVPQRDDLHFVILEKAL
- a CDS encoding PLP-dependent aminotransferase family protein, yielding MAWTPTLPDGGAPLYERLVAVLRADIGSGVLAAGERLPPQRELAYRLGVGLGTVTRAYVEAEKAGLVSAHVGRGSFVNAPAEHRPHERDGPINLAQNIAAQAPAGARLPEALARLRRRPDLLEHLTYAPPAGHETQRRAGAAWLARTSSYESVDWRRLICCAGAQQGLALALGAVLRPGDVMLTEHLAYHGLKTLALHSGWRVRGLAMDSEGLRPDALEKAIAATGSKVLAVLPTLQNPTGRIMSLARRDTIVAIARKHDLTIVEDDIYGAYAEGAPPPFAMLAPERTFHVSGVSKTLAPGLRAGFLVVPAAETFERVLDAVRVSVYAPPTFGGLIATQWIEDGGADAILAETRDEARIRMAMARDLLGPAMEPVYAETAPHIWLPMSELEAERLAGRALRGGAEITPPSAPVVEAGPESGVRVCLGAAPDRETLRRGLEIVAGALSSEVSERSRAVI
- a CDS encoding LysE family translocator, with the translated sequence MTPELLLAYVLFCFATAGTPGPNNMMLLASGANLGFRRTVLHILGISCGLGFMVLCMGLGLGGAFRTYPVLHEVLRWVGAAYMLWLAWKIGTSSKVSDKDLRKPMTFLQAAAFQWVNPKAWAMALGAVTTYAPEGSGWTLVPLLAGTFMLIGAPCSAAWAGFGQGLRPFLDRPAVLRTFNIVMAVLLVASLYPLLVDHKAKPVSLEALADAPAPPPMRSHG
- a CDS encoding molybdopterin-dependent oxidoreductase, encoding MRLLLALALTALLATSAAAQDLKVTVAGRDTVTLSPKDLAALPRAKATITVKGAAVTYEGVRLDAVLAQAGVVHGERLMGRYLNQVIIARAADGFFSVLSLAETDPVYRANPVVVADTVGGHKLDDREGPYRLVVDGDLRASRAPRQLVSIEVKPAF